A stretch of the Bacillus sp. FJAT-18017 genome encodes the following:
- a CDS encoding superoxide dismutase: protein MAKFELPALPYANDALEPHFDALTMEIHHDRHHATYVNNLNAALEGNQELAGKSVEELIANLDAVPENIRTAVRNNGGGHANHSLFWTLLSPNGGGAPTGEVAEAINSAFGSYDNFKAEFTKAATTRFGSGWAWLVVDNGQLAVTSTPNQDSPVMEGKKPILGLDVWEHAYYLKYQNKRPDYIASFFNVINWDEVNKLYAAAK from the coding sequence ATGGCTAAATTTGAATTGCCCGCATTGCCTTATGCAAACGATGCGCTTGAACCACATTTCGATGCGCTCACAATGGAAATCCACCACGATCGCCACCATGCTACATACGTTAATAATTTGAACGCTGCGCTTGAAGGTAACCAAGAGCTTGCAGGCAAATCAGTTGAAGAATTGATTGCAAACCTTGATGCAGTACCAGAAAATATCCGCACAGCAGTACGGAACAATGGAGGCGGCCATGCGAACCATAGCCTGTTCTGGACACTTCTTTCTCCAAATGGCGGCGGTGCCCCAACTGGTGAAGTAGCTGAAGCAATCAACTCAGCGTTTGGCAGCTATGATAACTTCAAGGCTGAATTCACAAAAGCTGCGACGACTCGTTTCGGTTCCGGCTGGGCATGGCTTGTTGTTGATAATGGTCAACTGGCTGTTACAAGCACTCCTAACCAGGACAGTCCTGTGATGGAAGGCAAAAAGCCAATCCTTGGCCTTGATGTGTGGGAGCACGCTTACTACTTGAAGTACCAGAACAAGCGCCCTGATTACATTGCTTCATTTTTCAATGTTATTAACTGGGATGAAGTGAACAAGCTGTACGCTGCAGCAAAATAA
- a CDS encoding MGDG synthase family glycosyltransferase: MEKASSSKKILFLPFLQIPSGHHQVAKALIDGLKLKHPSVHCEVVDILSYSLGKAETVISSFYLGWIKRFPRIYSTVYHWNVYRNLEKEKRFWIYEMIFLNAMKRLLEEKKPDLIVCTHGLPSYLLNHLKAGGDLSTPVINVYTDFFIHKVWGKTYIDYHFVPTHETKKYLVEKGVMEDRIYLTGIPVHHEITRNVPVAQDYPIKPLTVLVTGGNLGVGAIEDLILRIGNEPSVNYLILCGKNKALFEKIKELNNNNIVPIDYISCRQEMNALYERADAILTKPGGVTISECIVKRKPIFNYHALPGQEEINLYILKKLGLIYELNLSKHDHLSIDEQLKVFFQDNQYLSMYHSKVNQYLQPILEKDTMTILEELVFAK; encoded by the coding sequence TTGGAAAAGGCATCTAGCAGCAAAAAAATATTGTTTTTGCCATTCCTGCAAATCCCTTCAGGGCATCACCAGGTTGCCAAAGCTTTAATTGACGGACTCAAATTGAAGCACCCATCTGTTCACTGTGAAGTAGTGGATATCCTTTCCTATAGCCTTGGAAAGGCAGAAACTGTAATTTCTTCCTTTTATCTTGGGTGGATTAAGCGTTTTCCGCGAATTTATAGCACTGTTTACCACTGGAATGTATACAGGAACCTCGAAAAAGAAAAACGATTCTGGATATACGAAATGATTTTTCTCAATGCCATGAAAAGGCTCCTAGAAGAAAAAAAACCAGACTTGATTGTTTGCACACACGGCTTGCCTTCATATTTGCTGAATCATTTAAAAGCTGGCGGAGATTTATCGACACCTGTAATCAATGTTTACACCGATTTTTTTATTCATAAAGTGTGGGGAAAGACATATATTGACTATCACTTTGTTCCCACCCATGAGACAAAAAAGTACTTGGTCGAAAAAGGGGTCATGGAAGACCGCATCTACCTAACCGGTATTCCGGTCCATCATGAAATTACCAGGAATGTGCCTGTCGCACAAGATTACCCTATCAAACCATTGACTGTACTTGTTACAGGAGGGAATCTTGGGGTAGGAGCAATAGAGGACCTTATTTTAAGAATCGGAAATGAGCCAAGCGTCAACTATTTAATTCTTTGTGGTAAAAATAAAGCTCTCTTCGAGAAAATTAAAGAGCTTAATAATAACAATATCGTACCGATTGACTATATTTCCTGCAGACAAGAAATGAATGCTTTATATGAGAGGGCAGATGCAATCCTTACAAAACCTGGTGGAGTGACCATTAGCGAATGCATTGTTAAAAGAAAACCTATTTTCAATTATCATGCGTTGCCCGGACAGGAAGAAATCAATTTGTATATTCTAAAAAAGCTAGGCTTAATATATGAACTGAATTTATCTAAACATGATCATTTATCAATAGACGAACAGCTGAAAGTCTTTTTTCAGGACAATCAATATCTGAGTATGTATCATAGCAAGGTAAATCAATATCTTCAGCCCATATTGGAAAAAGACACAATGACCATTCTGGAGGAATTGGTGTTTGCTAAATAG
- a CDS encoding metallophosphoesterase encodes MNMIFITAIFFLLFWTIYRAYMNTRNVVINKIQIGGQTNPDSPLTILQLSDLHLENISISPKQLYDQLAGEEIDLIALTGDFLDRQRTIDKLGPYLKALDKLNAKYGMFAVFGNHDYVLRGENFQRLRDTLRENGVTVLQNESKIISINGKLVNIIGIDDFSTGRSNLRESYSQINQSLSTIVLTHDPNIVLHMKEYQYDYLMAGHFHGGQICYPKAYHLVKMGKLVRMNMIKGLHHYDGKPFYINEGLGQTGVNIRVGSRPEITIHNIYFPSAAIEEHAAV; translated from the coding sequence ATGAATATGATTTTCATTACAGCTATATTTTTCTTGTTATTTTGGACAATTTATCGCGCATACATGAATACTAGGAACGTCGTTATTAATAAAATTCAAATCGGCGGCCAAACGAACCCCGATTCTCCTTTGACTATCTTGCAGTTATCCGACCTTCATCTTGAAAATATCTCAATTTCTCCAAAGCAGTTATATGACCAACTGGCAGGAGAGGAAATAGATTTAATTGCGCTAACCGGCGACTTTTTGGATCGCCAACGAACAATTGATAAGCTAGGTCCCTATTTAAAAGCACTAGACAAATTGAACGCAAAATACGGTATGTTTGCTGTTTTTGGAAACCACGATTATGTTCTTCGCGGCGAAAACTTTCAGCGTTTAAGGGACACCTTGAGGGAGAATGGCGTTACTGTCCTTCAAAATGAAAGCAAAATTATCTCTATTAATGGGAAATTAGTTAACATCATTGGCATTGATGACTTCAGTACCGGCCGGAGTAATTTGCGGGAATCATATTCTCAAATTAATCAGAGTCTCTCAACTATTGTTCTGACTCATGACCCCAATATTGTCCTTCATATGAAGGAGTATCAATATGATTATTTAATGGCTGGCCATTTCCATGGCGGACAAATTTGTTATCCTAAGGCCTATCATCTTGTGAAAATGGGCAAGCTTGTACGAATGAACATGATTAAAGGACTACACCACTATGATGGGAAACCTTTTTATATCAATGAAGGGCTTGGCCAAACTGGTGTGAACATCCGTGTTGGCAGCCGCCCTGAAATAACTATTCACAATATTTACTTTCCATCTGCTGCTATTGAAGAGCATGCCGCTGTTTAA
- a CDS encoding YkoP family protein — protein MKQYIISMWTVLDPLYYTFTRLTYVSDELISENIFRVRLTKYKGRDLILSDGVQIKKNDLMVKIHLHNVRLLKELYQIESDIKRVKKIYKLVEKSLPGVQTYIYNHERSGEIKGIVGITTLCTGSERLGFEISSISHPLYKWFKWMTFLPISFLSSSSFSLKKMLKKSPPGYLLMSKDKLNKLYKTYD, from the coding sequence ATGAAACAATATATTATTTCGATGTGGACTGTATTGGATCCTCTGTATTACACGTTTACCAGGCTGACCTATGTATCAGATGAGTTGATCAGTGAAAATATTTTCCGAGTCAGATTAACGAAGTATAAAGGCAGGGATTTGATCCTTTCGGATGGAGTCCAAATTAAAAAGAATGATTTGATGGTCAAAATCCATTTACATAATGTCAGGCTGTTAAAAGAACTTTATCAAATCGAAAGCGATATCAAAAGGGTGAAGAAAATTTACAAGCTTGTTGAAAAGTCCTTGCCGGGGGTCCAAACGTATATATACAACCATGAGCGTTCAGGAGAAATTAAAGGAATCGTAGGTATTACAACTTTATGTACCGGCAGTGAACGGTTGGGTTTCGAGATTTCTTCCATCTCACATCCTTTATATAAATGGTTTAAGTGGATGACATTTTTGCCAATTTCCTTTTTGTCATCTAGCAGCTTTTCGCTTAAAAAAATGCTTAAAAAGTCTCCTCCTGGCTATTTACTCATGTCGAAGGATAAACTTAACAAGCTTTACAAAACCTATGATTAA
- a CDS encoding endonuclease/exonuclease/phosphatase family protein: MDFKVLTFNIHHGIGVDKRLDLTRIAQLIKSLDADIIGLNEVDRFFSKRSDFEDQARFLAKELNYEHIFGPAVTMEAMDREEARQFGNALLTRFPIIDTKNHPFDFLPKVTEDRALLEVKVDTGNRELKVFVTHLSLALFQHKKQSSFILQKVGAAEGPALVMGDWNMTPFSRTWKAVTEQLTDVWADVHSRISGGHTFPSRRPFRRLDYIFINQYLEAVSCGVETSKREVSDHLPFMGTVRYADRGE; encoded by the coding sequence GTGGATTTCAAAGTACTGACTTTCAATATTCATCATGGCATCGGTGTTGATAAAAGACTCGATTTGACCCGGATCGCCCAACTAATAAAAAGTCTGGATGCAGACATTATCGGTCTTAATGAGGTTGACCGTTTCTTTTCCAAAAGGAGTGATTTTGAGGACCAAGCGCGATTTTTGGCAAAGGAATTGAATTATGAACACATATTTGGGCCAGCTGTAACGATGGAAGCTATGGACAGGGAGGAAGCGAGGCAGTTTGGTAACGCGCTGCTTACTCGATTCCCAATCATTGATACCAAGAACCACCCGTTTGACTTTTTACCAAAAGTCACTGAAGACCGGGCGCTTCTTGAGGTAAAAGTGGATACCGGAAACCGGGAATTAAAGGTTTTCGTTACGCATTTAAGCCTTGCCCTTTTTCAGCATAAAAAGCAATCTTCCTTTATTCTTCAAAAAGTCGGTGCTGCAGAGGGACCGGCGCTTGTTATGGGGGATTGGAATATGACTCCTTTCTCAAGGACATGGAAGGCTGTAACTGAGCAGCTTACAGACGTATGGGCGGATGTTCATTCACGCATTTCTGGGGGACATACTTTTCCGTCTAGAAGGCCTTTCAGGAGGCTGGATTACATTTTTATCAATCAGTACCTGGAAGCTGTTAGTTGTGGGGTGGAAACAAGTAAAAGGGAAGTCTCAGACCATCTTCCTTTTATGGGAACCGTACGATATGCCGACAGGGGGGAATGA